A segment of the Crassostrea angulata isolate pt1a10 chromosome 10, ASM2561291v2, whole genome shotgun sequence genome:
ataagtcatacaaatgtttactttttttgtaagtaaatctctaaagatgtaaataagcactgcaaacaaagatgtgtgtatttaatatactactacattacacttagccagataaaatgtaatcaggatgaagctacaaggggtgagtggtgcaaatttaccaatttgtcgccatacacacagaacaccaaataaagaaactgtgagtggtgtgtggaatgcataaaagatggcggcaaattatcttaaataatcagtgcaaaaaccaacaaatagactgttatttgttacatatcctgcaaaaacattgataaaaaatggtatcgtcccataacatagccgattatgttaatgtgtacatatggtcaacgtacatgtgattctaatatacatgtacaagaaggctgacgtatcaggcggggatccagaaaatcaaatttcaaaaatgatcggttgaattacattaaatgctttgaaaattgttttaaactatcgcacgggtcaaaatgcatgatagaagctatgtacagtttaattggaaactttcattttatatcaatatgtagtattacctattataacaaatgagagtatagcacaactgccacaagcaatacatgtcctttaccggcaccacctccctccccataaaaaaatgaaacaattgtcgttttatttgctaaaatgtgtgtggttcaagatttttctaaaggacatacccgattagaattgaaaaagtgTCGTAcgattaaaactaattttgtaaaaaaatttagatccatttggttatattttggtccatttgggtaaatagatgcaccagcgcagctcttatttatatataatcaggccataaattcaaaatattttcaaaaattaatagctttaaatccagtggatgaaaaaaaggaaagcaagtcgaactcgatgagtgctaatacctgtgttgaatgaatggtacagtaggatatgcgcaaaaaagtcccgtctactctttcctaccctatatttattggaatattaaatccgattataagagtcaaatcaaaaatcaagtacggatatgtacctgtttatcaaaagtaaacctactcataatttatctacagtgcatcgttatggagctacactgaaagttttatattaatttgccgagccaaataaaaaaaacctggaaaacgaagagaaaacaaagtggggacagaataactggcaaactaattaggactatatagcccccccccccccccccccctcttgaaatgtatatactgaaaacagattattggagtAAAACATCcccacacaatttaaagaaaacttcatgtttttttttatcattttcgctaatgtaagacatcacaaataccccaaaccccctcacggaaaaggaaatgctaggtgatgagagagagagagagagagagagagagagagagagtcgatgtaaatcacaggtgcgctaacaccgttaaaattaaagcttgctagttggtctgccctaccctagctacctcctctcttttctcctttaagAGGCTTAAtcattgtctatatatgcttgtaacaaatcaaatcaatttcaaattctaaatcaaaactgaatttgacactacaaaactctctctgtgtctgtctgtctgtttgtctgtgtgtgtgtgtgtgtgtctctctctctctctctctctctctctctctctcatatatcgacaatggcattgccataccctacaatacactattcttatctggatttttagccgggctctgctgaaagcagagtcctggctataggcaggcaaatcgccaatgttactataaatagcacaaataaacaaaaaaccaaacagcgtcaaggtaaagcttccgctataccaaatagttacacaaagagccacgttttgtcaaaagtgttggcattttgtttctttttttaaatttcgaatgaattgtctatcttttttagttttttttattaataacgtgtttttaaaacattgctatgcattttggacacatacagtgcgcatgaatttccataactactttgctgcgcgatgaagaaacggggattgaatatataatgcttgttgcagaATTCAAGACAGCAACTGTTGAAGAACTTTTTAACTACtcctagacagacatattttttgtctATAGCCGCttacattaaaagcatgagagagagagagagagagagagagagagagagatagagattttcagtctttactacacaatatgcataaagacacaccaaaagagcccggctttcagtacttcagtactttgattgtctttgaggttgtaaatcattatatcttctatggttgaaaactttatcataacctatattttgacatgtcgattatttcattgagtttcgtttcatagctaaaacattaagattaaacagatctttcttcgcgagccgagttttacacagttggggcgaatacacttcgggttataATTGTttggggggaaatacatacagagcaaacaaaaccacttagattcgcaaagccaacagtgttatttctaatttaattgtttatactgtgtggggttaattcatcaatgttaattcaaccattttataaccactatataagagctattaagacatttatttgtaggaaagagcatgtacgaataatctttatttagaacagtttgatgttgctaggatacaggtttcagatccatgatttgattggttaatttagatattgaatctcaaatttcgaatctcgtatttcgaatctcgtattttgaatctcgaatctcgaatgatccttctcggctttcgtacaaaAAGCTTTTAGcaattataaaaatgtcttaTCTTCAAAAACGTACGTCAGTATTTTTATTCAGTGgcacttttattatatatatatagttacaaGCTCTGAGAAGGTGTAGATGGTTAGAATCGATCAAATTTATGTCGATGGGATGGTAGAAATGACTGCATGACTTGAATCTAAGTATCATTTTGCGTCAAAGAGGGTATGTTCATGTATTATAAGGATTGCCAGAAAAGAAATATCTTTATCGATCCtacttgataaaaataaaatgtttctttgataattaaaacaacaaaaatggttttttttattaattgcttTACAAAACGCGCTATTTTGAACACTAAGATGTGCAAGTGCAAACGCCTCCGAATATAAAAGCAtgtgaataatttatttatattatctaataaatatactgaaaatagaaaaaatggctagtattgatgttattactgtGAAATTGTACTAAATCGGGCATTATCGCATCTATTTTAATACTAAATTAACAGCGGAGCACTTTGGACTGCCCCTCAGACGTAAAGGCTCTTTAATCCGCGTCAATTTccgttttataaaaaagttgCATTTAAAATAGAACAAAAAAAGATATAACTTCCAACAGGTTAAGCATTGAAATGACTTACCATCTGATTTTCCTCTGTTAAAAGGAATACAAAATGACACGAACAGATAGTCATTGGTCAAGAAAGTAGATGCCTTGTTATTATCAAATAGAAATTCTTGTTTACATCGATATTGATTCTCCAGTTCCTAGAAAAAgctttatcttttaaaattcgAAATAAGATTCCTTTTTATTATGTAGTGTACATGATGTGTATAGATTGTTTAAAGCAGCTTTATGAGTGGCAAAAGCCACAAAACGGAAGCGTTACCTGTAATTGATTATCGATAAGCAAAACGTCAGTGAAAAACCAGATTTGGCTAATTTACTAATATTATTACAGATCTGGGCACCAGCGgcaaaatgtataaatattttttttaaatcacagtTACTAGAGATTTTGTGGTTTTATTTGCATCTAGGCAAAATGTTCGATATAAACCTAAAATTGTGAAAGTCAATTATCTGCAATGTACATAACAGAACAGCTTTGTACATAGTTTGGATCTCATTTGTATCGGCGTCTTTCGGAGACCCATGCATTGATTGTCGTTTGACAAACGTGGGTGTCCTCTTATGTAAAACGTCATCTGTCGTGAATGAAACCATCGCAGCAGCTAGCTTATCTGGGAATAGTTCAGGATCTGTAGTAATTCCGGAGTCATTATGTACAAGTCGCTCATGAATGAAACAATGAACTGCACGGATGTTCCACCAATTTTGAATTGTTCAGAGCAAGGAATGCACGAACTACAATTTTCTTTGACATGGGTTATTACGTTATCATGTCTTTACGCCGCGACAACAATTTTCTCGGTTTTTGGAAATGTAATGGTCATTTTAGTTTTCTTCAAAGGTAGACAATCTAAAACAGACCTACGGCCTTACCTCGTGAATTTGGCGGTTGCAGATTTGATAATGGCAGTGTTTTGCATGCCTTTCACATTTGGTGATGTAGTCTTTAGGTCCTGGATATTTTCTGACCCCATGTGCCCAATTGTCATTTTCATGCAAACTTTATCTGTGTCTGCTAGTGTCTTTATAAATGTTGCAATCGGGATTGACCGACTTTTAGTTGTGCTGTACCCATTAAAATGCAAGCGGTCAAAATCTCGGACTAAACTGGTTCTTCTGTTCATCTGGCTTATGTCTCTTATTTTGGCATGCATGGTGGCCCCGGTTGGAAAGGTAAAACTCGACGGAGAAAGATACCAGTGCCAAGAGGTTTGGCCGAGCAGCCGACATAACCAAATCTTTACCATTTTGATATTTGTCTTGACCTATGCTTTACCTCTGCTGGTTCTGATCATATCCTACTCCATTGTCGGCATATTTCTATGGAGGAGGACATCGCCCGGCAACAGGGATCACGTGCGAGACCTTATGCAGCTACGGGCAAAAGTAAAGGTAAATAATGTGCAAGCATTCTTCATACTATTatttgtaaactacatgaaaagcggttattttttgtatataaagtAATTCTAAATGAAAAACCACCAAACAGGAAGTTGATTGTTATGTCAGTTTAAACAAATGAGTCATTGTAGTCGGTAATGTTCGATGTAACGTCATTTTAACGAACCTGATTCCTGTTTTTCCCTCAGGCTAAGGCATATATTAATAGtgctttaattatttatttcttttacacaTATAACCCTGAATTCGTACACTTCTGTGAAATGTACACGTATGAAAAGAAACTCCAGTTAACAAAATCACCGCTTCATTAGTGTTCTCATtttagttttataatttttttttaataaataacaacaaataaGCGTGTTCTAGTTTTAAATTCGTAATAATTTTCTTATAAGAAAGTGTCAAGTTTAGTGCTAAAAAAGAAATCGATGTTGcttcagtattttattttatttgactaTCCTCAGATGAGCAATTTGCTTTGCGGCAACAGTATTTTTAAGGGGAAATTCAATCTTAAcccattaaaaacaaaatcaatgatTCATGTTCCCCCTAATTTTTTTTCGTTCGTGCTCGAGTagctttttatcaaatatcagcgacagatacatgtatgctgACAGAACAGCAACAGATTGATTTAAATAGGCGTTGACTCTCCCTATGTTGAATAATGAGgctatataaaataaacatcacaagattttcatattttatttttacaatttacagtattttgatACAAAGCATCGGCACACATATCAGCAAAATTGTTTCacatgattttcattcaatggAGCTCTGAATGTAATTATATTGTATTCATTAAATGGGTTTACGGTTCTGTACCACTTCGAATTTTAATTAACCTTGAGGGCTCCTCTTTATTAATCACTGGCACATCCCGtatttaacatttcaaaaactcaaattatcgaaagattaaaaaaagatatgaagGCGGACGTCTCTGGATTAGGAGAAAGAAATCAGCTGAACCAACATCTCACGTTTTTCCAAAATAGATAACATCTGAGCAAAGAAATCGGAAACCAGGCACCGTCAACGTAAAACCAAGGATATTAATAACCACCCTCTGAAAAATGACCAATTAATTAAAATGCCTCAAAAAGTTTCTCCATTCAGAAGATTGGGAACTTTTGAaggatagtacatgtatatatattttattttgttacgcTAAGGAGGTTGATTGTCAAGGGAAAAAGTCCTGATGGCTGATGACAGTCATTTTGTAAGTAAGAATCAATACAGTAAcgtataaatgtagaaataggTGATTTTGAATCATATATCTTATGTTCAAGTCGTCCCTGTAGATCTTTATTTCAGTTTTGCCCAAACATACTTCATCATATGCATTGGTCTGATGGTTATGATATTATATCCCAGAAATAGCCAATACACTGGTATAGAACTGTCTACTGGCGTTGTTTTTGAGATATGTCATTTGGAGGGACAAAGTGTTGCGGTGGCCTGCaaggaattttaaattttgatgcaATTAAAGGTATTCCTAATGTAGAAATTTTATAGGTGAAAACCAATTAAGAATTTTAGATTTAAAGGAATAAATGAcgattattttttcaatttttttttccttttgatttCAAAACGTTTCTTTCATTTAATAATGAATTGGCAAACGTTGTTGAAAAGGGAGTTAAGCCCTGTGGTTTTTACATACTTCAATTAGTTTGTCCGAgctgcattaaaaaaaagactACTAGTGAAACATTGTTGTTATTACATCTTGTTATATATGTTAAGCTAGAACAACAGTcgctataaaatattatatgtaataacAATTGTTATAAAAAGATGTTGTTGACGTCATTTTAGCCTAAAACAAGTGAAACACTATATTAAGATCATGCCTTCAAGTTAATACCGGTCCATCCTTTTTTAACTTATTCTGGCTTAATCCCTCGCGTTGAGCTATGATTTCAAAGAAACCTTACTACTGTTCTAATCAGATTTGTTTTCACACGAAAATCTgctattaacattttgaatcACGCGTTTAAGCAATTTGGAAGAGAAAATgggaagaaaacattttttttttgtaataagtTTACATTTTGAGCAAAAACATACCAAATATATGTGAATTACTGAAATCAGGTAGATatgattcatttatattctcttgtattttttaaatcaaataagtttttatactagtattttatGAAGCAAATTTACAACGTTGTATAAACGTTGTATTTTAGTTTATGAATAGTATTTTATCTATTTCGTCTACCAAAAACCAACCATTGAAGTATGAGTGACACTTTCATTGAAATGGTCCCGTATATGAACAACAGGCCGAATCACCATCGGGCAAAGTAAACCATCGTTTGAGCAACATTTGTTAAaccttattttaaaatatgttttttaattacttaTTACTGGTTCAAACTTCTAAACGAAAGAACCATATTGAGTTCTTGAAGAAACTCGTTTAACTTCCAAAATATTCTTAATGGAACAATGTCTTGTAGATTCCGAAACTTTTGCacttcttattacatgtatttcccgccagtaaatgcattgtttttcgggggcgggggggggggggggcggtgtGGTTGTTCCTAACTCTTTTTTACTTGAATATCATTCACCTACGTCAGTAGAATAAAGCTTAGAACTTTTTAAATCGTGTCttaaatgattttacaaatttaaagctGAACCGAAGGCTTTTTTCTGATGTTTCCTCATTTGTACGGCGGAGGACCATCCAATAACGCGAAGGATGAAACTTGTATGTCTTTGGGGAGGGAAAGATTGCATTCAAGTATAGAAAACTTctgaaaaaataatgtattttaaagtaataaagACTATTCATTATTATGTATTCTCTTTGGTCATAGATGTTGGAgagaatatttttctataaagatgtataaaaatatagtttagAATATATGACAGTTCAGTGAATGCAAGAGTCGAAGAAAACCATCTATTGTTTGGAATGTGTGCAAATGAGACTAAAATAAAATCGTGTcttgctgggtttttttaaaaacaaagaacgGTGAAAAGTTGTATcccatgtgaaaaaaaaattttcacacAGTTAGAGGGTTCTAGTAAGTAACTTGACACGGTTCAGGGGATTTGTTGtccgaatattttcttttaacgTTACCTTACAATTAAGGTCACTTGTATTAAAAAAAGCTTATTTCCAAGACTTGTTCTCCTCTGCTTTGCATCTTGTCTATAATAGGCAATATTTTATTAGCCTGGTATACAATTATTCATGTTATACATACACAGTCAATAATTCATTCATATGTCAcgactttttttaatattgcatTGAAATTTTCCTGTGTCCCCACTCTgtcccttttaaaaaaattctcaatGGTATTGGATGCATTAAATTCCAAACAAGTTTAATCAATACTATAGAAacgttttatttcatatattttgagggacaaaactgaaattaaaaGTACCTGACTGACGAAGCGATGTACATTAAAACCTCAAATAGATGTctacaagaaatattttttgcaaactTCATGAGCAAAATTCCAGTAATTTTTTACTATTCTTTATTAATCTTAATTATAAGACTAACTTTAATGTCAGATtgatgattaatttttgaaatttttaatacactgcacataaaataataatgaatacaTATGTAAACCAAGTTAACAAGATGCCAGTGGTAAGTCATGTTGGTTATATCTTACTTTCTAAGAATCAAATTTAGATCcattaaaattatacaaatatataatgCAAAAGATCTAGAGATAACACTCAATTTTTCTGAGACGCTGAGTAAGGATATGAACCCACTACATCATTACTAACCATCTGTCTAATCACTTCTCCCCAATTGATTTTAGACCAGAAGCTTTAcctaaaatcaaacaaaatgtattttttttttagatgaaaatgaatta
Coding sequences within it:
- the LOC128164668 gene encoding gastrin/cholecystokinin type B receptor-like isoform X3: MYKSLMNETMNCTDVPPILNCSEQGMHELQFSLTWVITLSCLYAATTIFSVFGNVMVILVFFKGRQSKTDLRPYLVNLAVADLIMAVFCMPFTFGDVVFRSWIFSDPMCPIVIFMQTLSVSASVFINVAIGIDRLLVVLYPLKCKRSKSRTKLVLLFIWLMSLILACMVAPVGKVKLDGERYQCQEVWPSSRHNQIFTILIFVLTYALPLLVLIISYSIVGIFLWRRTSPGNRDHVRDLMQLRAKVKVVKMLIVVVAMFGVCWMPLHILNVILNFRTETSSRADDTIAAIYISAHWLAMANSFANPIIYSFTNSIFREYGTSARIHCFVLLDDHRPSMAITNWLSEASSFPVPEEQAICLLQRIFVCIALCVVRMLMKDLRESFRYSKRTVQYPRDYRF
- the LOC128164668 gene encoding substance-K receptor-like isoform X2 — encoded protein: MYKSLMNETMNCTDVPPILNCSEQGMHELQFSLTWVITLSCLYAATTIFSVFGNVMVILVFFKGRQSKTDLRPYLVNLAVADLIMAVFCMPFTFGDVVFRSWIFSDPMCPIVIFMQTLSVSASVFINVAIGIDRLLVVLYPLKCKRSKSRTKLVLLFIWLMSLILACMVAPVGKVKLDGERYQCQEVWPSSRHNQIFTILIFVLTYALPLLVLIISYSIVGIFLWRRTSPGNRDHVRDLMQLRAKVKNDLVALVYSCFPCCCCCLRSYLPYRNQRFGHMASRYASVSKSSPFNSHRSWAVSFRSNQTGSLSSRRSHLSSSHRQTRASVNSNKSTLSVKNTRTLLNGNNK
- the LOC128164668 gene encoding substance-K receptor-like isoform X1, which codes for MYKSLMNETMNCTDVPPILNCSEQGMHELQFSLTWVITLSCLYAATTIFSVFGNVMVILVFFKGRQSKTDLRPYLVNLAVADLIMAVFCMPFTFGDVVFRSWIFSDPMCPIVIFMQTLSVSASVFINVAIGIDRLLVVLYPLKCKRSKSRTKLVLLFIWLMSLILACMVAPVGKVKLDGERYQCQEVWPSSRHNQIFTILIFVLTYALPLLVLIISYSIVGIFLWRRTSPGNRDHVRDLMQLRAKVKVVKMLIVVVAMFGVCWMPLHILNVILNFRTETSSRADDTIAAIYISAHWLAMANSFANPIIYSFTNSIFRNDLVALVYSCFPCCCCCLRSYLPYRNQRFGHMASRYASVSKSSPFNSHRSWAVSFRSNQTGSLSSRRSHLSSSHRQTRASVNSNKSTLSVKNTRTLLNGNNK